One Deinococcus grandis DNA window includes the following coding sequences:
- a CDS encoding M20/M25/M40 family metallo-hydrolase — protein MPLTYLKRIAQTPAPTFHEERRADLIAGLWTDLGYAVERDEAGNVLTRLTPPGTEGLPALLLASHLDTVFDADTDVTVREEGGRLVGPGVGDNSASLAVMTALLRDLRERPAQLRRPLWTAANVGEEGLGDLRGAKHLLRAHRPQLGAFLAVDGYLGIAVTRAVGVRRYRATFIGPGGHSWGDQAPSALHALGRAISALYALHLPVNPRTTLNVGVATGGTSVNSIAGTAELLLDLRSLDGEVLGDLDRRAVAALHAAAREAGVKLHLERVGDRPGGDLRGEALLDLVRDASREGRIDLRVASSSTDANAAVPHDLPALAAGVYRGGNAHRTDEWVQTSSLTPGLKFLRRVVELYQRRPVR, from the coding sequence ATGCCCCTGACGTACCTCAAGCGCATCGCCCAGACCCCCGCCCCGACCTTCCACGAGGAGCGGCGCGCGGACCTGATCGCGGGCCTGTGGACGGACCTGGGCTACGCGGTCGAGCGCGACGAGGCCGGGAACGTCCTGACCCGCCTCACGCCCCCCGGCACCGAGGGCCTCCCGGCGCTGCTGCTCGCCTCGCACCTCGACACCGTGTTCGACGCGGACACCGACGTGACCGTCCGCGAGGAGGGCGGGCGGCTGGTGGGACCCGGCGTGGGCGACAACAGCGCCAGTCTGGCCGTCATGACCGCCCTGCTGCGCGACCTGCGCGAGCGGCCCGCCCAGCTGCGCCGCCCGCTGTGGACCGCCGCGAACGTCGGCGAGGAAGGCCTGGGCGACCTGCGCGGCGCCAAGCACCTGCTGCGCGCCCACCGCCCGCAGCTGGGCGCGTTCCTGGCCGTGGACGGCTACCTGGGCATCGCCGTGACCCGCGCCGTGGGCGTGCGCCGCTACCGCGCCACGTTCATCGGGCCCGGCGGGCACTCCTGGGGCGATCAGGCGCCCAGCGCCCTGCACGCCCTGGGCCGCGCGATCAGCGCCCTGTACGCCCTGCACCTGCCCGTCAACCCGCGCACCACCCTGAACGTGGGCGTGGCGACCGGGGGGACCAGCGTGAACTCCATCGCGGGGACCGCCGAACTGCTGCTGGACCTGCGCTCCCTGGACGGCGAGGTGCTGGGCGACCTGGACCGCCGCGCCGTGGCGGCCCTGCACGCCGCGGCGCGCGAGGCGGGCGTGAAACTGCATCTGGAACGCGTCGGGGACCGCCCGGGCGGCGACCTGCGCGGCGAGGCGCTGCTGGACCTGGTGCGCGACGCCAGCCGCGAGGGCCGCATCGACCTGCGCGTGGCGAGCAGCAGCACCGACGCGAACGCCGCCGTCCCGCACGACCTGCCCGCCCTGGCCGCCGGGGTGTACCGCGGCGGGAACGCGCACCGCACCGACGAGTGGGTGCAGACCAGCAGCCTCACGCCGGGCCTGAAGTTCCTGCGCCGCGTGGTTGAGCTGTACCAGCGCCGCCCCGTCCGCTGA
- a CDS encoding DR2241 family protein, with translation MRSLVLIGHGSHLNGESAVAAYRYAELIRARGLFDEVIEGYWKEEPSLRQVLRTTASTDVTVIPMFISEGYFTETVIPRELGLGHQGPVPPEGIARVIGGRTVRYTLPYGVHPGMTDVIEARAREVLPDLGPDGPTDGVDTALIVLGHGTTRNENSSRVIYENAARLRAGGLFSEVHTLFLDEEPRVTGWADLVRAPRVVIVPFFASEGWHTLETIPQDLGLTGTVTDFPGQPHGHQQVFYARPVGTHAAIADVIVHLAEEARGAGGPGGDTERGHEAAWQAFLTLARRGARVGELLVTPELGVFEIRNALDEGRPGGDLMTLVTPEGVRDRVRFTDGGEHRPVHTLRSLPRGWRAVLNEADLRRAVHYTYPAVVEETYAHGCHALRPTPWATTARRQTGIYAKVQRAVPEQVERVAGRVCAACLRTRLWAGERLTHSFLDGVPGGMPCAEACTFLVAEVREEVARKKAGAASASDD, from the coding sequence ATGCGCTCACTGGTGCTGATTGGTCACGGGTCCCACCTGAACGGGGAATCGGCGGTCGCCGCGTACCGCTACGCGGAACTGATCCGCGCGCGCGGCCTGTTCGACGAGGTGATCGAGGGCTACTGGAAGGAGGAACCGTCGCTGCGGCAGGTCCTCCGGACGACCGCCAGCACCGACGTGACCGTGATTCCCATGTTCATCAGCGAGGGGTACTTCACCGAGACGGTCATCCCGCGTGAACTGGGCCTGGGCCACCAGGGCCCCGTGCCGCCCGAAGGCATCGCCCGCGTGATCGGGGGGCGCACCGTGCGCTACACCCTGCCGTACGGCGTGCACCCCGGCATGACGGACGTGATCGAGGCCCGCGCCCGCGAGGTGCTGCCCGATCTCGGCCCGGACGGCCCGACCGACGGGGTGGACACGGCGCTGATCGTGCTGGGGCACGGCACGACCCGCAACGAGAACAGCAGCCGCGTGATCTACGAGAATGCCGCGCGCCTGCGTGCGGGGGGGCTGTTCAGCGAGGTGCACACCCTGTTCCTCGACGAGGAGCCGCGCGTGACCGGCTGGGCCGACCTCGTGCGGGCCCCGCGCGTGGTGATCGTGCCGTTCTTCGCGTCCGAGGGCTGGCACACCCTGGAGACCATCCCGCAGGACCTGGGCCTGACGGGCACGGTCACGGACTTCCCCGGCCAGCCGCACGGGCATCAGCAGGTGTTCTACGCCCGCCCGGTCGGCACGCACGCGGCCATCGCGGACGTCATCGTGCATCTGGCGGAGGAGGCGCGCGGCGCGGGCGGTCCCGGCGGCGACACCGAACGCGGGCACGAGGCCGCGTGGCAGGCGTTCCTGACCCTCGCCCGGCGGGGCGCGCGGGTGGGGGAACTGCTCGTCACGCCGGAACTGGGCGTGTTCGAGATCCGCAACGCGCTGGACGAGGGCCGCCCGGGCGGCGACCTGATGACGCTCGTCACGCCCGAGGGCGTGCGCGACCGGGTGCGCTTCACGGACGGCGGCGAGCACCGCCCGGTGCACACGCTGCGCAGCCTGCCGCGCGGCTGGCGGGCCGTGCTGAACGAGGCCGACCTGCGCCGCGCCGTGCACTACACCTACCCGGCGGTCGTGGAGGAAACGTACGCGCACGGCTGCCACGCGCTGCGCCCCACCCCCTGGGCGACCACCGCGCGGCGGCAGACGGGCATCTACGCGAAGGTGCAGCGCGCCGTGCCCGAACAGGTCGAGCGGGTTGCCGGGCGGGTGTGTGCCGCCTGCCTGCGCACGCGCCTGTGGGCCGGGGAGCGCCTGACGCATTCGTTCCTGGACGGCGTGCCGGGCGGGATGCCCTGCGCGGAAGCCTGCACGTTCCTCGTGGCCGAGGTCCGCGAGGAGGTCGCGCGGAAGAAGGCCGGAGCGGCCAGCGCCAGCGACGACTGA
- a CDS encoding transposase produces the protein MTRHRHYPSDTSDAEWAILCPLIPAPQPGGRPARIHRRDVVDAIFYITRGGVSWRMLPADFPHWKTVYSYFRQWKLDGVWLRVNDALRTQTRTAMGRNARPTAGVVDSRSVRTSQKGGSEGTTGARRSTDESIT, from the coding sequence ATGACTCGGCACCGACACTACCCCAGCGATACCAGTGACGCTGAATGGGCCATCCTCTGCCCACTGATTCCCGCGCCTCAACCAGGCGGACGTCCAGCACGCATCCATCGCCGGGATGTCGTTGATGCCATCTTCTACATCACACGTGGCGGCGTGTCCTGGCGCATGTTGCCTGCCGATTTTCCGCACTGGAAGACGGTGTACAGCTACTTCCGGCAGTGGAAGCTCGATGGCGTCTGGCTGCGCGTCAATGACGCGCTGCGCACCCAGACTCGAACGGCCATGGGCCGCAACGCCCGCCCAACGGCGGGCGTCGTGGATTCCCGAAGTGTGAGGACCTCCCAAAAAGGGGGGTCAGAGGGTACGACGGGGGCAAGAAGATCAACGGACGAAAGCATCACCTGA
- a CDS encoding transposase — MVDTQGLLLGVTVTAANISDREGGKVLLRQVHLSQPQWSLHLFVDGGYAGPWEAWVKTTLGFSVEVVRRADANTRRYWLPVGQELTEEQIKTFRGYRTFKVLRKRWVVERSFAWLSFDRRLNREYDLLPSTTAAFIVVSFVRLMIRRLAAFAGEQPSPARK; from the coding sequence ATCGTGGATACGCAGGGGTTGTTGCTGGGTGTCACCGTCACGGCAGCGAACATCAGCGACCGCGAGGGTGGGAAGGTGTTGCTGCGACAGGTGCACCTGTCGCAGCCGCAGTGGTCACTCCATCTGTTCGTGGATGGAGGGTATGCCGGGCCGTGGGAGGCGTGGGTGAAGACCACTCTGGGGTTCAGCGTGGAAGTGGTACGGCGTGCGGATGCCAACACCCGAAGGTATTGGCTGCCTGTGGGACAGGAATTGACGGAGGAACAGATCAAGACGTTCAGGGGGTATCGGACGTTCAAGGTGCTGCGCAAGCGGTGGGTGGTGGAGCGGAGCTTCGCGTGGTTGTCGTTTGATCGTCGCTTGAACCGGGAGTATGACCTGCTGCCGAGTACAACGGCGGCGTTCATCGTTGTGTCGTTTGTTCGGCTTATGATTCGCAGACTCGCGGCGTTCGCTGGTGAACAGCCGTCACCAGCTCGAAAATGA
- the purC gene encoding phosphoribosylaminoimidazolesuccinocarboxamide synthase, giving the protein MTRGELKYEGKAKRVYATATPDEYVVEYKDDATAFNGVKKAQIGGKGAINNAITAHLFPQLEAAGVPTHFLELLSTTEQRVRAVTIIPVEVIVRNVAAGSFSKRLGVEEGTPLSRPVVEYCYKSDALGDPLINTDTAVALGWATPEQLARIRELALNVQAFLVPYFAARGVKLIDFKLEFGTLADGTVVLADEISPDTCRFWDAQTNEKMDKDRFRRDLGGVEDAYAEMLRRVTAPAS; this is encoded by the coding sequence ATGACCAGAGGCGAACTGAAGTACGAGGGGAAAGCCAAGCGCGTCTACGCCACCGCCACCCCGGACGAGTACGTCGTGGAGTACAAGGACGACGCGACCGCCTTCAACGGCGTCAAGAAAGCCCAGATCGGCGGCAAAGGTGCCATCAACAACGCGATCACCGCGCACCTGTTCCCGCAGCTGGAGGCCGCCGGGGTGCCCACGCACTTCCTGGAGCTGCTGTCCACCACCGAGCAGCGCGTGCGGGCCGTGACGATCATTCCCGTGGAGGTTATCGTGCGCAACGTGGCCGCCGGGTCGTTCAGCAAACGCCTGGGCGTCGAGGAAGGCACGCCCCTGTCCCGCCCGGTCGTGGAGTACTGCTACAAGAGCGACGCGCTCGGTGACCCCCTGATCAACACGGACACCGCCGTCGCGCTCGGCTGGGCCACCCCCGAGCAGCTAGCCCGCATCCGTGAACTGGCGCTGAACGTGCAGGCGTTCCTCGTGCCGTACTTCGCGGCGCGCGGCGTGAAACTCATCGACTTCAAGCTGGAATTCGGCACGCTCGCGGACGGCACGGTCGTCCTGGCCGACGAGATCAGCCCCGACACCTGCCGCTTCTGGGACGCCCAGACGAACGAGAAGATGGACAAGGACCGCTTCCGCCGCGACCTCGGCGGCGTGGAAGACGCCTACGCGGAAATGTTACGGCGCGTGACCGCGCCTGCCAGTTGA
- the purS gene encoding phosphoribosylformylglycinamidine synthase subunit PurS, which produces MSTFKAKVFVTLKPSILDPQGRTVERALSHLDHGNVGGVRVGKYIELTLSGSRAEVEAQLKDITESVLSNPVMEDARWEISEQQGEERVGA; this is translated from the coding sequence ATGTCCACCTTTAAAGCGAAAGTGTTCGTGACCCTGAAGCCCAGCATTCTCGACCCGCAGGGCCGCACTGTGGAGCGGGCGCTGTCGCACCTGGATCACGGGAACGTCGGCGGCGTGCGCGTCGGGAAGTACATCGAACTGACCCTCTCGGGCAGCCGCGCGGAGGTCGAGGCGCAGCTGAAGGACATCACCGAGAGCGTGCTGAGCAACCCCGTGATGGAGGACGCCCGCTGGGAGATCAGTGAACAACAGGGCGAGGAGCGGGTCGGCGCGTGA
- the purQ gene encoding phosphoribosylformylglycinamidine synthase subunit PurQ, with the protein MKTAVIQFPGSNCDGDALHAAQLLLDQGAQFVWHTEAGLPQGTDLVFLPGGFSYGDHLRSGAIAARSPIMQAVKAHAERGGYVLGVCNGFQVLTESGLLPGALSRNRDLHFLCRPVHLRVENTGTAFTSAYTKGQVIEVPIAHGEGNYYADPETVARLEGEGQVVFRYVDNPNGSLNDIAGIVSERGNVLGMMPHPERAVEALLGSEDGRGLFDSLKGALVSR; encoded by the coding sequence GTGAAGACGGCCGTCATCCAGTTCCCCGGCAGCAACTGCGACGGCGACGCGCTGCACGCCGCGCAGCTGCTCCTCGATCAGGGCGCGCAGTTCGTGTGGCACACCGAGGCCGGACTCCCGCAGGGCACCGACTTGGTATTCCTGCCCGGCGGCTTTTCTTACGGCGATCACCTGCGCTCCGGCGCGATTGCCGCGCGCAGCCCGATCATGCAGGCCGTCAAGGCGCACGCCGAACGCGGCGGATATGTGCTGGGCGTCTGCAACGGCTTCCAGGTCCTGACCGAGTCCGGCCTACTGCCCGGCGCACTCTCGCGCAACCGGGACCTGCACTTCCTGTGCCGCCCCGTGCACCTGCGCGTGGAGAACACCGGCACGGCCTTCACCAGCGCGTACACGAAGGGGCAGGTCATCGAGGTGCCCATCGCGCACGGTGAAGGCAACTACTACGCCGACCCCGAGACGGTCGCGCGGCTGGAGGGCGAGGGGCAGGTCGTGTTCCGCTACGTGGACAACCCGAACGGCAGCCTGAACGACATCGCCGGGATCGTCAGCGAACGCGGCAACGTGCTCGGCATGATGCCCCACCCCGAACGGGCTGTGGAGGCCCTGCTGGGTAGCGAGGACGGCCGGGGCCTGTTCGACAGCCTGAAGGGCGCGCTGGTGTCCCGGTGA
- a CDS encoding DinB family protein, protein MTTPSPGAVTAYLAEQFRSELELFRAALEQAPGDAFHTPRLGHSPAWHALHIAEWLRLMVLDDRTPNYHHLGWEDNARVQALGTQPAPVRESDPREQILAALEQTGARVVAWLEQADDTALDGEVFSAATPSGTRPRRLALGMQLRHVGYHRGQLNLLLKSLS, encoded by the coding sequence GTGACCACCCCGTCGCCCGGTGCCGTGACGGCCTACCTGGCCGAGCAGTTCCGCAGCGAACTGGAGCTGTTCCGCGCCGCGCTGGAGCAGGCGCCGGGCGACGCCTTCCACACGCCCCGCCTGGGCCACAGCCCCGCGTGGCACGCCCTGCACATCGCCGAGTGGCTGCGCCTGATGGTCCTCGACGACCGCACGCCGAACTACCACCACCTCGGCTGGGAGGACAACGCCCGCGTGCAGGCGCTCGGCACCCAGCCCGCGCCCGTCCGCGAGAGCGACCCGCGTGAACAGATCCTGGCCGCGCTGGAACAGACCGGCGCGCGGGTCGTCGCTTGGCTGGAACAGGCCGACGACACCGCCCTGGACGGCGAGGTCTTCAGCGCCGCCACCCCCAGCGGCACCCGCCCCCGCCGCCTCGCCCTCGGGATGCAGCTGCGCCACGTCGGCTACCACCGCGGACAGCTGAACCTCCTGCTGAAGTCGCTGTCCTGA
- the purL gene encoding phosphoribosylformylglycinamidine synthase subunit PurL, whose translation MTQAATLRDRAGTFGLSTEEFDLLVSRIGREPNALEAAIVGAMWSEHCGYKNSRPLFRHFPTTGPQVLQGPGENAGVVDIGDGWGVAFKMESHNHPSAVEPVQGAATGVGGILRDIFAMGARPFAVLDSLRFGNPDSPRTRFLLNGVVEGIAHYGNAIGVPTVGGEVTFHPSYQENPLVNVMALGLLRHEDLAKGTMGEVGNTIVYVGSKTGRDGLGGAVFASADLSNASQADRPAVQVGDPFMEKLLLEATLEAIQAGVVAGVQDMGAAGLVSSTCEMAYRAGLGITMDLDLVPTREDGMVPMELCLSESQERMILVPVPGKEQDLLDLLAKWELDVVTIGQVEAHTNYRLTWRGEVVCDLPVDLLNEAPKYTREGIESDEIKAKRERDLSGVPVPGDLGAVLTDLLAHPTIASKRPIYQRFDHQVMTNTVVVPGAADAAVMRVKGSPMGVAATSDCNPRFVYLDPYAGAAAAVAEAARNLACVGATPLAITDNLNFGNPHRPEVYYQLERAVHGIADACRHLNTPVTGGNVSLYNQYTEGDERVAIHPTPTIGMVGVLPDVTKRATMDLKGEGHTLYLIGEHADSIGASQYLETVHGLEAGHVPTLDLTREQAVIDATLHLIRAGLTDTAHDCAEGGLAVALSEMAIAGHTGLNVTLNAPTTTRADALLYGEAHARILIATTDETSTEAALQAQGVPFTRLGTSGGDTVTIALPGHHIHLSVTLSALTHAFTTPLAEILG comes from the coding sequence ATGACGCAAGCCGCCACCCTCCGCGACCGTGCGGGCACGTTTGGCCTGTCCACCGAAGAATTCGACCTGCTCGTCTCGCGTATCGGCCGGGAGCCGAACGCGCTGGAGGCCGCCATCGTGGGCGCCATGTGGAGCGAACACTGCGGGTACAAGAACTCGCGGCCGCTGTTCCGTCACTTCCCCACGACGGGCCCGCAGGTATTGCAGGGTCCCGGTGAGAACGCGGGCGTGGTGGATATCGGGGACGGGTGGGGCGTGGCGTTCAAGATGGAAAGCCACAACCACCCGTCGGCGGTGGAGCCGGTGCAGGGCGCGGCGACGGGCGTGGGCGGCATCCTGCGCGACATCTTCGCGATGGGGGCGCGGCCGTTCGCGGTGCTGGACAGCCTGCGCTTCGGGAACCCCGACAGCCCCAGGACGCGCTTCCTGCTGAACGGCGTGGTGGAGGGCATCGCGCACTACGGGAACGCGATCGGCGTGCCCACGGTGGGCGGCGAGGTGACCTTCCACCCCAGCTACCAGGAGAACCCACTGGTGAACGTGATGGCGCTGGGCCTGCTGCGTCACGAGGATCTGGCGAAGGGGACGATGGGTGAGGTCGGGAACACCATCGTGTACGTGGGCAGCAAGACCGGGCGGGACGGCCTGGGTGGCGCGGTGTTCGCGTCCGCCGACCTCAGCAACGCGTCTCAGGCGGACCGCCCGGCGGTGCAGGTGGGCGACCCGTTCATGGAGAAGCTGCTGCTGGAGGCGACGCTGGAGGCCATCCAGGCGGGCGTCGTGGCGGGCGTGCAGGACATGGGCGCCGCCGGACTGGTGAGCAGCACCTGCGAGATGGCGTACCGCGCCGGGCTGGGCATCACCATGGACCTCGATCTGGTGCCCACCCGCGAGGACGGCATGGTGCCCATGGAACTGTGCCTGAGCGAGTCGCAGGAGCGCATGATCCTCGTGCCGGTGCCCGGCAAGGAGCAGGACCTGCTGGACCTGCTCGCCAAGTGGGAACTGGACGTCGTGACCATCGGGCAGGTGGAGGCGCACACCAACTACCGCCTGACGTGGCGCGGCGAGGTCGTCTGCGACCTCCCGGTGGACCTGCTGAACGAGGCGCCCAAGTACACCCGCGAGGGCATCGAATCCGACGAGATCAAGGCGAAGCGCGAGCGTGACCTGAGCGGCGTTCCCGTCCCCGGCGACCTCGGCGCGGTCCTCACCGACCTGCTTGCTCATCCCACGATTGCCAGCAAGCGCCCCATCTACCAGCGCTTCGATCATCAGGTCATGACGAACACCGTCGTCGTGCCCGGCGCGGCCGACGCCGCCGTCATGCGCGTCAAGGGCAGCCCCATGGGTGTGGCCGCGACCAGCGACTGCAACCCGCGCTTCGTGTACCTCGACCCGTACGCGGGCGCTGCCGCCGCCGTCGCCGAGGCCGCCCGGAACCTCGCCTGCGTGGGCGCGACCCCGCTGGCCATCACGGACAACCTCAACTTCGGCAACCCCCACAGACCCGAGGTGTACTACCAGCTGGAACGCGCCGTGCACGGCATCGCCGACGCCTGCCGTCATCTCAACACCCCCGTCACCGGCGGGAACGTCAGCCTGTACAACCAGTACACCGAGGGCGACGAACGCGTCGCCATCCACCCCACCCCCACCATCGGCATGGTCGGCGTCCTCCCCGACGTCACCAAACGCGCCACCATGGACCTCAAGGGCGAAGGCCACACCCTCTACCTGATCGGCGAACACGCCGACTCCATCGGCGCGAGCCAGTACCTCGAAACCGTCCACGGCCTCGAAGCCGGACACGTCCCCACCCTGGACCTGACCCGCGAACAGGCCGTCATCGACGCGACCCTGCACCTGATCCGCGCGGGCCTGACCGACACCGCGCACGACTGCGCCGAAGGCGGCCTCGCCGTCGCCCTGAGTGAAATGGCCATCGCGGGCCACACCGGCCTGAACGTCACCCTGAACGCCCCCACCACCACCCGCGCCGACGCCCTCCTGTACGGCGAGGCGCACGCCCGCATCCTCATCGCCACCACTGACGAGACCAGCACCGAAGCGGCCCTTCAGGCCCAGGGCGTCCCCTTCACCCGCCTCGGCACCAGCGGCGGGGACACCGTCACCATTGCCCTCCCAGGGCACCACATACACTTGAGCGTGACCCTCAGCGCCCTCACCCACGCGTTCACCACCCCCCTCGCGGAGATCCTGGGATGA
- a CDS encoding endonuclease domain-containing protein, with the protein MGGMQRRRQRESVSTEVARRLRRDMTPEERLLWSRLRGAGLGVSFRRQEVIGPFVVDFVCYPARLVVELDGSQHAGSESDRLRDAKLTADGFTVLRFWNHEVRGNLDGVLARVAEHLAGVT; encoded by the coding sequence ATGGGCGGGATGCAGCGTAGGCGACAGAGGGAAAGCGTCAGCACCGAGGTGGCGCGGCGGTTGCGGCGTGACATGACGCCGGAGGAACGGCTGCTGTGGTCGCGCCTGCGCGGGGCAGGGCTGGGCGTGAGTTTCCGGCGGCAGGAGGTGATCGGGCCGTTCGTGGTGGATTTCGTGTGCTATCCGGCGCGGCTGGTGGTGGAACTGGACGGGAGCCAGCACGCGGGCAGCGAGTCGGACCGGCTGCGGGACGCGAAGCTCACGGCGGACGGGTTCACGGTGCTGCGCTTCTGGAACCATGAGGTGCGGGGCAACCTGGACGGTGTGCTGGCGCGCGTCGCGGAGCATCTGGCAGGCGTGACGTGA
- the purF gene encoding amidophosphoribosyltransferase produces the protein MIFDPILDKPQDECGVFGMFSPEPLDLAWFTYLGLFALQHRGQEAAGMCVSDGEKFHVEKDLGLVTQVFDERRLDSVRLANARVSIGHVRYSTTGSNLRFNAQPLTTRTNKGILGLAHNGNFVNAREVRNDMLMQGALFQTTNDSEVMLNLIARESHLDLIEATAAAMKRLKGGFACVLMSRTQLLGFRDPNGVRPLVIGQRDDHAYVIASEPCALYAVGARLIRDVQPGELVWIDRTGLHSLMVEPRKPTPCAFEWIYFARSDSQLDGADAHESRIRMGHQLAKEHPVDADIVVPVPDSGIGAAIGYARESGIPFDYGLYKNPYAGRTFIAPTQEARELKVKMKLSPTSAVRGKRVVLVDDSIVRGTTSRQIVNLLREAGATEVHFRVSSPPIKHPCFYGIDTAARKELVASTHSIEEIRDLIGADTLTFISEQGIREAVGGPGLCLACFNGEYPAGTPLLNDVDKLALEI, from the coding sequence ATGATCTTTGATCCGATTCTTGATAAGCCGCAGGATGAATGCGGTGTGTTTGGCATGTTCTCGCCGGAGCCGCTGGACCTGGCGTGGTTCACGTACCTGGGCCTTTTTGCGCTGCAGCACCGTGGGCAGGAGGCGGCGGGGATGTGCGTGTCGGACGGGGAGAAGTTCCACGTGGAGAAGGACCTGGGTCTGGTGACGCAGGTGTTCGACGAGCGGCGCCTGGACAGCGTGCGGCTGGCGAACGCGCGGGTGAGTATCGGGCACGTGCGGTACAGCACGACCGGAAGTAACCTGCGCTTCAACGCGCAGCCGCTGACGACCCGGACGAACAAGGGCATCCTGGGGCTGGCGCACAACGGGAACTTCGTGAACGCCCGCGAGGTCCGCAACGACATGCTGATGCAGGGCGCGTTGTTCCAGACGACGAACGACAGCGAGGTGATGCTGAACCTGATCGCCCGCGAGAGTCACCTGGACCTGATCGAGGCGACCGCCGCCGCCATGAAACGCCTGAAGGGGGGTTTCGCGTGCGTGCTGATGAGCCGCACGCAGCTGCTGGGCTTCCGCGACCCGAACGGCGTGCGGCCCCTGGTGATCGGGCAGCGGGACGACCACGCGTACGTGATCGCGTCCGAGCCGTGCGCGCTGTACGCCGTCGGCGCGCGCCTGATCCGTGACGTGCAACCCGGCGAACTCGTGTGGATCGACCGCACGGGCCTGCACTCCCTGATGGTCGAACCCAGGAAGCCCACGCCGTGCGCGTTCGAGTGGATCTACTTCGCGCGCAGCGACAGCCAGCTGGACGGCGCGGACGCCCACGAGAGCCGCATCCGCATGGGCCACCAGCTGGCAAAGGAACACCCCGTGGACGCCGACATTGTCGTGCCCGTCCCGGACAGCGGCATCGGCGCGGCCATCGGCTACGCCCGCGAGAGCGGCATCCCGTTCGACTACGGCCTGTACAAGAACCCCTACGCGGGCCGCACGTTCATCGCCCCGACGCAGGAAGCGCGCGAGTTGAAAGTCAAGATGAAACTCAGCCCCACCAGCGCCGTGCGCGGCAAACGCGTCGTGCTGGTCGACGACAGCATCGTGCGCGGCACCACCAGCCGCCAGATCGTGAACCTCCTGCGCGAGGCGGGCGCGACCGAGGTCCACTTCCGCGTCAGCAGCCCGCCCATCAAGCACCCATGCTTCTACGGCATCGACACCGCCGCCCGCAAGGAACTGGTCGCCAGTACGCACAGCATCGAGGAGATCCGCGACCTGATCGGGGCGGACACCCTGACGTTCATCAGTGAGCAGGGCATCCGCGAAGCCGTCGGCGGCCCCGGCCTGTGCTTGGCATGCTTCAACGGGGAGTACCCGGCAGGCACCCCCCTGTTAAATGACGTGGACAAGCTGGCGCTGGAAATATAA